The proteins below come from a single Holdemania massiliensis genomic window:
- a CDS encoding CpsD/CapB family tyrosine-protein kinase, with the protein MLRVGDELITLTDPDAPASEAYRTLRTNILMRNFDKDMKVINIISTTAQEGKSTCVLNLAMVYAQLQKKVLVIDLDLRMPTIHKKLKLKNKKGISDIIGHQAEFEEVVLQPYEHVDVITAGTKIPFASEFIQSNALKVFIDERREEYDLILLDCPPVGLVTDGVVAASYCDGTILVCASNRNDRKELLRVKDQLEQTQVNVIGIVMTMMPVQKKYYNSYGYRYSDSQKKAPNKKKQTNLLSSLNKKSGKKK; encoded by the coding sequence ATGTTAAGAGTAGGAGATGAATTGATTACATTAACGGATCCAGATGCTCCTGCATCGGAAGCTTATCGTACCTTAAGAACCAATATCTTAATGCGCAATTTCGATAAGGATATGAAAGTAATTAATATTATATCCACAACGGCACAGGAGGGAAAAAGTACTTGTGTCTTAAACTTAGCGATGGTTTATGCCCAGCTTCAAAAGAAAGTTCTTGTGATTGACTTAGATTTAAGAATGCCTACGATCCATAAGAAACTAAAGCTAAAGAATAAAAAGGGAATTTCAGATATTATTGGCCATCAAGCAGAGTTTGAAGAGGTTGTATTACAGCCTTATGAACATGTGGATGTGATTACAGCGGGGACAAAGATTCCGTTTGCTTCGGAGTTCATTCAGTCGAATGCGTTAAAAGTATTTATTGATGAGCGAAGAGAAGAATATGATTTGATTTTGTTGGATTGCCCTCCAGTGGGTTTAGTCACCGATGGTGTGGTAGCGGCTAGTTATTGTGATGGAACAATTCTTGTCTGTGCTTCCAATCGAAATGACCGTAAGGAATTACTAAGAGTGAAGGATCAGTTAGAACAGACCCAAGTCAACGTCATTGGGATTGTCATGACCATGATGCCAGTTCAGAAAAAGTATTACAACAGCTATGGTTATCGTTACAGTGACAGTCAGAAGAAAGCTCCAAATAAAAAGAAACAAACGAATTTGCTAAGTTCATTGAATAAGAAAAGCGGCAAAAAGAAATGA
- a CDS encoding YveK family protein codes for MYENDEIEIDLSRVFEIVKKHFKPFALILLATSIVAALVTLFLIPKKYTAEAKLIIVQKSNPDSQQISYNDLQTSQKLVNTYSEILKSEAISDEVIQNLKLDDLDTEGYQKIVKISSVKDTEVITVAVTSKDSKEAATIANEVVRVFQDKIYSIMNIENVTVLNSAKVPEKKSSPSNITNTLFGFLIGCVIDGCIIMYLLLNDRNIRTEEEMKQIFDYPIIGLIPDMNAGGTE; via the coding sequence ATGTACGAAAACGACGAAATTGAAATTGATCTTTCACGAGTATTTGAAATTGTGAAGAAGCATTTCAAACCTTTTGCTTTGATCCTCTTGGCGACCTCGATTGTCGCCGCCTTAGTAACACTGTTTCTGATACCGAAGAAGTATACCGCAGAAGCAAAGTTGATTATTGTCCAGAAATCAAATCCAGACAGTCAACAGATCAGCTACAATGATCTTCAGACATCACAGAAGCTGGTCAATACCTACAGTGAAATCCTAAAAAGTGAAGCGATTAGTGATGAAGTTATTCAAAATCTGAAGTTAGATGATCTGGATACTGAAGGGTATCAGAAGATTGTTAAGATTAGTTCAGTGAAGGATACAGAAGTCATCACGGTTGCGGTTACTTCTAAAGATTCTAAAGAAGCTGCGACAATCGCGAATGAAGTTGTCCGTGTGTTCCAGGATAAAATCTATTCCATTATGAATATTGAAAATGTCACTGTTCTAAATTCCGCCAAAGTACCCGAGAAGAAATCCAGCCCGTCAAATATAACAAACACTCTTTTCGGATTTTTAATAGGTTGTGTTATCGATGGGTGTATTATTATGTATTTGTTGTTAAATGACAGAAACATTCGAACAGAAGAAGAAATGAAACAAATCTTTGATTATCCGATTATTGGTTTGATTCCAGATATGAATGCAGGGGGGACAGAGTAA
- a CDS encoding LCP family protein has translation MKKQRNTPKKDKKTRILLILIGVLAFLILILVLGGNLYIDSLLNRTIRSRKLSNEDALISQEVLDQVKNHRIVNIAVFGSDNAETAQWQNYEMERSDATKIISLDFDSKKIKITSLQRDTLVYIPDPYNDYDKLNHAHWRGGPELAVKTLNYNFDLDITQYVGFSFEALETLVDLVGGIDIILPDGLLATKVMNLGATRDGNVFHLKGKQALGYCRIREVDDDFHRMDRQNEVILKILEKLSKKNVFELMEIVDEMLPYVETNLTNNEVKNDITSLLNFDLKHIDQFQIPSKGMDSIEKVIEYNGFSPIYMMENYEDLAKELHWNIYEDESYQPSSNIVQLERNIQNQFGGS, from the coding sequence TTGAAAAAACAAAGAAACACTCCCAAGAAAGACAAGAAAACCAGGATCTTATTGATACTAATAGGTGTTCTTGCTTTTTTAATCTTAATTCTAGTTTTGGGCGGAAATCTCTATATCGATTCCTTATTGAATAGAACGATCCGCTCCAGAAAACTCTCTAACGAAGACGCTTTAATCAGCCAAGAAGTCTTAGATCAAGTCAAGAATCATCGCATTGTGAATATTGCGGTATTCGGCTCTGATAACGCAGAAACTGCGCAATGGCAAAATTATGAAATGGAACGTTCTGACGCCACAAAGATTATCTCTTTGGATTTTGATTCCAAGAAGATAAAAATTACCTCCTTGCAGCGGGATACGCTAGTTTACATTCCAGATCCCTACAATGACTATGATAAATTAAATCATGCGCATTGGCGAGGCGGACCAGAACTGGCAGTGAAAACATTGAATTATAACTTTGATTTAGATATCACGCAATATGTGGGTTTTAGTTTTGAAGCGTTAGAAACGTTAGTAGATTTAGTCGGTGGTATAGATATAATACTACCCGATGGACTTTTAGCTACAAAAGTCATGAATTTAGGAGCGACTCGGGATGGAAATGTCTTTCATTTAAAAGGAAAACAAGCGCTGGGTTATTGTAGGATTCGTGAAGTGGATGATGATTTTCATCGCATGGACAGACAAAATGAAGTGATTCTGAAAATCTTAGAGAAGTTATCCAAAAAGAATGTGTTTGAATTAATGGAAATTGTGGATGAAATGCTTCCGTATGTGGAGACCAACTTAACAAATAATGAAGTCAAAAATGATATTACTTCTTTGTTAAATTTTGATCTAAAGCATATTGATCAATTTCAGATTCCATCAAAAGGGATGGATTCGATTGAGAAAGTCATTGAATACAATGGATTCAGTCCAATCTATATGATGGAAAACTATGAAGACTTAGCGAAAGAACTTCATTGGAATATCTATGAGGATGAGAGCTATCAGCCTAGTTCCAATATCGTTCAATTAGAAAGAAACATACAAAATCAATTTGGAGGATCCTGA
- the nusG gene encoding transcription termination/antitermination protein NusG, with protein MNWYFIETERFEEEKVKQILIDSGFDAFIPKKEMYFKKGDFTTMTQRLLFPGTVMICDPESPPQFTRKLNDWLALKKLGSELIRLESDTYYSLSNKERACLSQLLDDLKILRFSTGVIRQRELHVLKGPLQGHEKEIQKIKRHQRLATLPVQLCGQTISLIVGLEVIEKIG; from the coding sequence TTGAACTGGTATTTTATTGAAACGGAACGATTTGAAGAAGAAAAAGTAAAACAGATCCTGATTGATTCAGGTTTTGATGCCTTTATCCCAAAGAAAGAAATGTACTTTAAAAAAGGAGATTTCACGACAATGACTCAACGACTGTTGTTTCCAGGGACGGTTATGATCTGTGATCCGGAATCCCCACCGCAATTTACCCGAAAGCTGAATGACTGGCTTGCTTTAAAGAAATTGGGATCAGAACTCATTCGTTTAGAATCAGATACTTATTATTCCTTATCCAATAAGGAAAGAGCTTGTTTAAGCCAGCTGTTAGACGATCTAAAGATTCTGCGATTTTCAACGGGTGTGATTCGACAACGTGAACTTCATGTCCTAAAAGGTCCTTTACAAGGTCACGAAAAAGAAATTCAGAAGATCAAACGCCATCAACGCCTAGCGACATTGCCTGTTCAGCTTTGCGGGCAAACGATTTCTTTAATCGTAGGTTTAGAAGTAATTGAAAAAATTGGATAG